The Variovorax sp. S12S4 genome includes the window TTTAAGACAAGCAACTGTCATGCCCCGCGGGCTATAATGTCGGGTTCGTTTCGATACCACGACGAAGCACTTTTCGTCACTCCGCCGGCTGACCTGTACCGTCCCTTGGATTTTTCAGGCCTCTTTCTTTCAAGCCGGCTTCACAGTGTGTTGGAGCGCCAGACCGGGCGCCCATGATTGCCACCACTGCCTTCGTTCTTGTTGAAGCGAATAGCGCGTCCGCCGCGCCGTTCTGGCCGGCCCACGCCCGTTTTCAATTATTTTTTCGGCATTTTGCGCGCACTTTCCGCGCAGCGTGCCAAGGCTTCATGGACATCATTCAACACAGTATCGCGGTGGGCAAGTACCTTGTTTCCCCGCTCATTCGCCACCAGGACGACGGCAAGTACGCCGCATCCGTCTCGATCCGCTCCGGCCGGGGCAGCGGCATGCACGACCGCGTGATGCGTTTCACGCCGCGCTTTGCCAGCCACGCCGCCGCGGTGCGCTATGCCGTCGACGAGGGCCTCTGCTGGGTGCGCGAAAGCAGCAGCCCCCGCAGCGTTGCCCCGCTCGCGCTTTCGTGCGCAGGCTGAAACAATTACGCCCATCTTCATATCCAACACACATCGAACGAGAATTCAGAGGTAATCACACATGCCCAAGGAAGAACTGATCGAAATGAACGGCGCAGTGACCGAAGTCCTGCCCGACTCGCGCTACCGCGTAACGCTCGACAACGGCCATCAGCTGATCGCCTACAGCGGCGGCAAGATGCGCAAGCACCACATCCGCATCCTGGCGGGTGACAAGGTGTCGCTCGAGCTCTCGCCCTACGACCTGACCAAGGGCCGTATCACCTTCCGCCACCTGGAGCGCCGCGGCCCGCCGCCGACGAACTCCGGCAACAACAACGCACCTCGCCGCTGATCCGCGACGGACGAAGGGCCTTGCGGCACCCCGCGAAGGGTGCTGGCAAGGCCTTTGTTTTTCCGGGTCCGGCTGCCGCACGATGACCACGACCAATTCCACAGCCGGCGGCTCCCCAGCCCAGGCCCAGGCCGACCACGGCTTTGCCACGCTGGCGCTCTCGCCCCAGATGCTGGCCAACCTCACGCAGCTCGGCTACACGCAGATGACGGCCATCCAGGCCGCCGCGCTGCCGCCGGCACTGCTCGGCAAGGACCTGATCGCCCAGGCAAAAACCGGCAGCGGCAAGACCGCCGCCTTTGCCCTGGCGCTGCTCTCCAACCTGAACCCGCGCCGCTTTGCCATCCAGGCGATGGTGCTGTGCCCCACGCGCGAGCTGGCCGACCAGGTCACGACCGAAATCCGCCGCCTGGCGCGCGCCGAAGAAAACATCAAGGTGGTCACGCTTTGTGGCGGCGTTGCGCTGCGCGGGCAAATTGCCAGCCTGGAGCACGGCGCGCACATCGTGGTGGGCACGCCGGGCCGCATCATGGACCACCTGGAGCGCGAGAACCTGAACCTCGAGGCGCTCAACACCCTGGTGCTCGACGAAGCCGACCGCATGCTCGACATGGGCTTCTTCGAGGACATCGTGAAGGTGGCGCGCCAGTGCCCGAAGGAGCGCCAGACGCTGCTGTTCTCGGCCACCTATCCCGAAGGCATCGCCAAGCTCGCGCAGCAGTTCATGAAGAGCCCCGAGCAGATCACGGTGCAGGCGCAGCATGAAGGCAGCAAGATCCGCCAGCGCTGGTACCAGGTGAAGGAAAGCGAACGGCTGCACGCCGTGAGCCTGCTGCTCGATCACTTCCGCCCCGTGAGCACGCTCGCCTTCTGCAACACCAAGCAGCAGTGCCGCGACCTGGTCGAGGTGCTGCAGGCCCAGGGCTTCAGCGCGCTGGCGCTGTTCGGCGAACTGGAACAGCGCGAACGCGACCAGGTGCTGGTGCAGTTTGCCAACCGCAGCTGCTCGGTGCTGGTGGCCACCGACGTGGCCGCGCGCGGGCTGGACATTGCTCAGCTCGAAGCGGTGATCAACGTCGACGTGACGCCCGATTCCGAAATTCACATCCACCGCGTCGGCCGCACCGGCCGGGTGGGCCAGCAGGGCGGCGCCGAGGGCCTTGCGCTCAACCTGGCCAGCATGGACGAGATGGGCAGCGTCGGCAAGATCGAGCAGCTGCAGGGCCGCGAATCCGAATGGCACGACCTGGCCGAGCTCACGCCCGGCAATGGCGAGCCGATGCGCCCGCCCATGGCCACGCTGCAGATCGTGGGCGGCCGAAAAGAAAAGATCCGCGCCGGCGACGTGCTGGGCGCGCTCACCGGCGACTGCGGCTACACCAAGGAGCAGGTCGGCAAGATCAACGTCAATGAGTTCTCGACGTACGTGGCCGTGGAGCGCGGCATTGCCGCCGAAGCGGCGCGCAAGCTCTCGAGCGGCCGCGTGAAGGGCAAGAGCGTGAAAGTGCGCCTGCTGGAACTCTGAAAGAAACCCTGTCATGCCCGTTGCTTCGGCTTCTGGCAGGCAAAATCCCCGCTGTGGCCTAATTGAGCCTCGAACATCACTTTTTTACCCGAGCTTTTCATGCCCAAGAAAATTCGTACCGAAGCCGACCGCGTTGCCACCCCGAAGCCGACGCCCCTGCCCGGCTACGCCGTGCCCAGGTCCGGTGGCGGCCAGAAGGTCAGCCTGGAACGCGGCACCGCCACGCGCAGCAAGAAGAACCCCGGCAAGCGCGCCAAGAAGGGCGGCTGATCCAGCAGCCCCCGCCGGCTCGCAAGGGCCACGACGAACGCGCCCCCGGGCGCGTTTTGTCATTGGGGCAGCCACAGGATGCACGCGCGATGTCCGACGACAACCAGATCTTCATTCCGCCCTCGTTCTTCGCGGTGTACAGCGACGCGCGCCAGCGCCTGCTGGAGCCCATCGGTGTGGTGCGGGAGCGCTACGAGATCTGTGAAGACCTGGCCAACCATCTCGTGGGCCACGCGCAGATCCAGCACCACACCGAGGTGCCGGTCGAAAGCGAGATCCTGCGGCGCATCCACGCCGGGCTGGCCACCCCGGAATCCGGCGTGTCGCCCGCCGAGGCCGGCTGGATCGTGCAGCGGCTGGCCGAACTGCTGGGCTGGCCCGGGCCGGAGCCTGAACAGGCCGGCAACTAGCTCGCCGCATCGAACCGAATGACGAG containing:
- the infA gene encoding translation initiation factor IF-1 gives rise to the protein MPKEELIEMNGAVTEVLPDSRYRVTLDNGHQLIAYSGGKMRKHHIRILAGDKVSLELSPYDLTKGRITFRHLERRGPPPTNSGNNNAPRR
- the dbpA gene encoding ATP-dependent RNA helicase DbpA, with product MTTTNSTAGGSPAQAQADHGFATLALSPQMLANLTQLGYTQMTAIQAAALPPALLGKDLIAQAKTGSGKTAAFALALLSNLNPRRFAIQAMVLCPTRELADQVTTEIRRLARAEENIKVVTLCGGVALRGQIASLEHGAHIVVGTPGRIMDHLERENLNLEALNTLVLDEADRMLDMGFFEDIVKVARQCPKERQTLLFSATYPEGIAKLAQQFMKSPEQITVQAQHEGSKIRQRWYQVKESERLHAVSLLLDHFRPVSTLAFCNTKQQCRDLVEVLQAQGFSALALFGELEQRERDQVLVQFANRSCSVLVATDVAARGLDIAQLEAVINVDVTPDSEIHIHRVGRTGRVGQQGGAEGLALNLASMDEMGSVGKIEQLQGRESEWHDLAELTPGNGEPMRPPMATLQIVGGRKEKIRAGDVLGALTGDCGYTKEQVGKINVNEFSTYVAVERGIAAEAARKLSSGRVKGKSVKVRLLEL